The Candidatus Dependentiae bacterium genome includes a window with the following:
- a CDS encoding FAD-dependent oxidoreductase has translation MSLVRSRIISILAVGLAVACATIFIWQRQQCTGPYSLCDSAKKENLVPVAIIGGGPAGLSASVYTARAQFRTVVFGGMEPGGELTGVKLIENWPGREGSTGAQLIDDLTKQAKHFGAMLVNQAITKVDFSQWPFVLTLDDGTIIHALAVIIASGGIARRLDIPGVEKYWGKGVGSCTICEAPFYKDKDVAVVGGGDTSGERALQLAAYAKNVYLIVRESRLQACATVQDYLKKAKNIHIYVNTKLEQISGDDDAVTSMVIREGKNETQQIPINGLYFAIGYIPNSALFKTKLAVDNQGFIKVEPQTQKTTMPGIFAAGNVAASDKEYGKASVASGSGVKAGMDTISFLEKIGFTQEQAEKTAPRFYQPPTMNDENTPNKKSVLSDYYAIESGQN, from the coding sequence ATGAGTTTAGTTCGATCAAGAATTATTAGCATACTTGCGGTTGGCCTAGCTGTTGCGTGCGCCACAATTTTTATTTGGCAGCGGCAACAATGCACAGGCCCTTATTCATTATGTGATTCCGCAAAAAAAGAAAATCTTGTTCCTGTTGCAATTATTGGTGGCGGCCCTGCGGGGCTGAGCGCCTCGGTTTATACAGCACGAGCGCAATTTAGAACTGTCGTTTTTGGCGGCATGGAGCCAGGCGGCGAATTGACCGGTGTTAAACTTATCGAAAATTGGCCTGGCAGAGAGGGCTCTACCGGTGCGCAGTTAATCGACGATCTAACAAAGCAAGCAAAACACTTTGGCGCAATGTTGGTAAACCAGGCAATTACGAAAGTTGATTTTTCCCAATGGCCTTTCGTTCTAACGCTAGATGATGGAACTATTATTCATGCATTAGCGGTAATTATTGCTTCGGGCGGCATTGCGCGGCGTCTTGATATTCCTGGCGTAGAAAAATACTGGGGAAAAGGAGTCGGCAGCTGCACCATATGTGAAGCACCATTTTACAAAGATAAAGATGTCGCGGTGGTCGGCGGTGGTGATACAAGTGGTGAGCGAGCACTGCAGTTGGCTGCGTACGCAAAAAATGTTTATTTAATTGTTCGTGAGTCTCGGCTTCAAGCATGCGCCACGGTGCAAGATTATTTAAAAAAAGCAAAGAACATTCATATCTATGTTAATACCAAGCTCGAGCAAATTAGTGGCGACGATGATGCGGTAACTTCAATGGTTATTCGCGAAGGGAAGAATGAAACGCAGCAGATTCCTATTAACGGTCTCTATTTTGCAATTGGTTATATTCCAAACTCTGCATTGTTTAAAACTAAACTGGCCGTAGATAATCAAGGATTTATTAAAGTAGAGCCTCAAACGCAAAAAACTACCATGCCAGGAATTTTTGCCGCAGGAAATGTTGCAGCATCAGATAAGGAATATGGAAAAGCTAGCGTTGCAAGTGGTAGTGGTGTTAAAGCCGGGATGGACACTATTTCGTTCCTGGAAAAAATCGGCTTTACGCAGGAACAGGCGGAAAAAACTGCGCCTCGTTTTTACCAACCGCCAACTATGAACGATGAAAATACGCCTAATAAAAAAAGTGTTCTTTCCGATTATTACGCAATAGAATCGGGCCAGAATTAG
- a CDS encoding serine hydroxymethyltransferase, with product MEDKIQTAEHIKKTAKVRALSSVDSEIFAVVTQEAKREEQTLNLIASENYVPKVILEASASVLTNKYAEGYPGKRYYGGCHVVDKAEILAQERCKELFGAEHVNVQPHAGSQANMAVYFSSLNPGDTILGMSLSEGGHLTHGHHVNFSGKIFKSVSYTVNKETEQLDFQQIRALAHEHKPKLIIAGASAYSRTIDFEQFAQIAKEVNALFMADIAHIAGLIAAKLHPSPIESADFVTSTTHKTLRGPRGGLIMCKKQYATQVDKATMPGMQGGPLMHVIAAKAVAFKLALAPDFALYQQQIIKNAQALSKAFSELGYRIVSGGTDNHLMVLDLRSKNLNGKQAEQILDQVHIVLNRNCIPFDPQPALLTSGIRIGTPALTTRGMKEDDMHQVAQLIHDALEHHESMQHMNAIKKEVKKMCAQFPIY from the coding sequence TTTTTGCTGTCGTTACCCAAGAGGCAAAAAGAGAAGAGCAAACGCTCAACTTAATCGCTTCAGAGAACTATGTTCCCAAAGTTATTCTTGAAGCATCCGCATCGGTTCTCACGAACAAATATGCAGAAGGATATCCTGGAAAACGCTATTACGGCGGCTGCCATGTAGTCGATAAGGCAGAAATTCTGGCACAAGAACGCTGTAAAGAACTTTTTGGAGCAGAACACGTTAACGTGCAGCCCCACGCCGGCTCTCAAGCAAACATGGCAGTTTATTTTTCATCACTCAATCCTGGAGACACGATCCTGGGAATGAGTTTGTCTGAGGGCGGCCATTTAACGCACGGCCATCATGTTAATTTTTCTGGCAAAATTTTTAAAAGTGTTTCGTACACGGTAAATAAAGAAACAGAACAACTAGATTTTCAACAAATTCGCGCGTTAGCTCACGAGCATAAACCCAAACTAATTATCGCAGGCGCATCTGCCTATTCGCGCACCATTGATTTTGAACAATTTGCGCAAATAGCAAAAGAAGTAAATGCACTTTTCATGGCCGATATTGCGCACATTGCTGGGCTCATTGCAGCAAAGCTGCACCCAAGCCCTATTGAGAGCGCAGATTTTGTCACAAGCACCACACACAAAACATTGCGCGGCCCTCGCGGCGGGTTGATAATGTGCAAAAAACAATATGCTACGCAAGTAGATAAAGCGACCATGCCGGGCATGCAAGGCGGGCCTTTAATGCATGTTATTGCTGCAAAGGCGGTGGCTTTTAAGCTTGCGCTCGCTCCAGATTTTGCTCTTTATCAGCAGCAGATTATTAAAAATGCACAAGCACTTTCAAAAGCGTTTAGTGAACTCGGTTATCGAATCGTTTCGGGCGGAACCGATAATCATTTAATGGTTCTTGATTTAAGAAGTAAGAACCTGAATGGAAAACAAGCGGAACAAATTTTAGATCAGGTGCACATTGTTCTTAATCGAAATTGTATTCCATTCGATCCGCAACCTGCTTTATTAACAAGTGGCATCCGTATTGGAACCCCAGCGCTCACAACTCGCGGCATGAAAGAAGATGATATGCATCAAGTTGCGCAACTCATTCATGACGCACTGGAACATCACGAATCAATGCAACATATGAATGCAATAAAAAAAGAGGTTAAAAAAATGTGCGCGCAGTTTCCGATTTATTAG